CTCATATATAGAGGTGAGGGAGCACAAAAAACcttcaaacataaaaaatatactaatagaACACCACATCAACATATATCCAACTTTAATTCTTCAATGAGCTGCTTGAAATTAAAGCATTTACACTGTATGTTTGTTTTGATCCATTTCAGTCGAATCATATTACAATATAATACAAAATTTCAAAGGAGTGGagtgtttttagttatattctaGGACCTCATCTtagtataatattaataatacatcATGTTTCCAAAGAGTGGAATAGTCTATTTGATGCTTAACTTGCAGgtgttagattttttttttttaatagtcgCATGCAGGATGGATGCAAGAAATATGTTGTATCTTAGCTTTGTTGGCAGATGAGATGTATGTTTACTCATCAATTGCGTTTCACATATGAACATGATAAGAAAGGTTCATTCCCGTGGTTGATAGTTTTTAAATGAATTGTGGCGATATTGTTGGGTTCCAACGTGGACAAATTCATTCGTCTAATATGATCATTTATTATCCACTAAACTTTGATACATTAGCATTTGAGTTTTTCATATTCTATGAATTGAACCCCATAAATACATACATCcataattaatcaaataatcaaACAAGGGTGCTTGTGCTTCCTTTGATGTATTCAGTAAAAGCAAGAGCAACCAAGCCTAACATGGCAAATCTACCATTCCATAGCTCTGCATCAGAGGACATGAACGCTTTTGATTTAGACTCCACACTAACCCCTCTCAAGAGTGGAACCAGAGAAGCAAGTGACAAGATCACACTTGTCCCCAGGAACCATGTGATCCCGCCATTGGATATCTGTACAAACACACCCTCCCCTTTGGTCACCTCCATTGCTAATGCTACCACAAATCCTATCATGGCAAGTCTTCCATTGATTCTCTCTGGTGCTGCCCCACTGAAAGCCAGAATATCTATCAACTTGCTGCTCACCTGCAGTTATTACTCGTGTTAACGGGGTGTCAGAttgataatcaaattaaaaaattgcaaACATATTCTTGTGTTAATGATgtttatttcattatttgtaTGCTCACAActtgatatttaaatatattctcTACTCACCTTTTGTGAAGGTGCTGGTGGTGTAACTGGATTTGGTGCCTGCTCTTCCTGCGATCAAAGACCAATGATATATATGGTCACCAAATGCATATGTTTTCTCTTAAACCCTTTGATGAAATACACAAAACACAACAACTACAGGATCACATCATGTGATATAATACcaattaatagtaaaatttgCGAATTAATACCTCGGCCATGGACCGAACTACGAGGCTAGCTTTCCTCCTCAGGCTTGGAATGCCAAACTGGTTCACCCTGCACCTGTTAGAAATGTTGGTCACAGGACAGGCCAGAATAGAAGACTGCATAGCATATGATGAAGCAGCAGCCATTTGTTAGTAATGTGTGCTGGAACTGTTCCTGATGAATGTACTATTATTATGAGTATCTGGTTACAATTGCAATTAATACAATAGATAGAGCTACTTATATGATTGCTATTCTTGGCACCTAAGCTAACCACAAAGAATACCTAAGGAAGGCTTAAAGAGACTTAACTTTGAATTGTAGGCAGAAGCAATAATGAAGCgtgggtattttttttttttccgcgTGAAGCATACTTTAGGGCTTAGGCTCCAAAGATAACTTGGGGGTCGCGTGAGTTAACTTGTCCAGGCATACATGAGAAAAGCCAGAGATGTGCGTGCATGTGGCTTACATATGGACCAGAACGTGGCGTCGATGAACTTGGGATTGGAACTGTGGCACTCTTGGAAGTTGGAACCCTGCAAGGCTTCAAAATATACTATTATATTCTTCTACAGATTCTAGACAACTATTTTAGTATTACTCAATTAGCAATTATCATAATTATTGAATGATGCTGGAACATAATAAATTTGTGCTCTAAGAATATTCACAAGacttataaatattattttcataataattaaagaaaaaaaggcaGTGAGGGACTCGAGCATAATTAGTAGCAACAACTGAACAAAGAATATTTCAGCCATTGATCGCTTACAGTGTCTTGAGCTTTCAAAGGTTCCTCCAAATTCTTCTTCTGGCCTTCATAGATTGACCACAATTCTCTGTAAGGCTTGTATTTCTGACTTTCTGTTACTCTTTAACATTTTACTTTATTGCTCCTCTttagtttgtttatttgttttaaggTTCCTCTATGTCACTGTTATCTGCATTAGCAAGCAAATTCACGACACTATAGTGAAGGGGAACTACCTTCAGCTTTGACTTCTTTGTCCAGGCAGTAGAATTTGGACCTTTCATATAACAGGTTGACTTCACTGAATTCTCTCAAACTTGTCTCCATGCATAGACTTCAAAACTTAAATTTGTAGATACCTAACTATGATTTGTAAAGTCCAATGTATAGATTTGGTAATTGCATCTTTTTTGTGAAACAAAACGCAATGTTATGTAGAATTTCAATTGATAAGGTGATTTGATCTTCAGAGGAAACTGCCAGACTGGTAGAATAGGGTAGTATTTAGAGGTGGAGGAGACTCAGACGAAAAAATTAGACAAAATATGATTTAGATTTTAATGTCTTGACTATGGACATAGTTTAAGAGAGGGCACTATGGTGCCATTTAATTCATGTAGCCAGTGCTATCTGTTAGGGAAaggtttttgttgttgttgtgctGTAAGTTGTAACTCATTCTTCAACGAGATtcatttgaaaaagaaaatctttGATTTTCATCTAACACGTCGGTGTGCATACTTTTTGTTTAGTACAACAAACTGCACATCATTTCTCAAACTCCTTCATGGATGTATTgtaacatgaaaataaatgatatAGGTGGAAGCAATGATGAATATAGAAGTTCCTCCCGCAATGGATCTAAATTTATTGTTTGATATGTAATGTGCTGCAGACACTTATAATGCATCATCAAGCTTATTTAATAGCCCTTCTTCGCCCATTAGATGTATTGCATCTCAGAAATCAGGCAAACGCTGGAAGTGCCAGCATTGTTTATGGCAGAAAGCCTTGCCCGGATAGTTGCAGGAGTGGAAAGATGCGGGTGATACTGTCCCTAAGGCAAAAGATTCTCAGAACTTGTGACTGGAAGATCTGGAACATCCTGCTTCTGAAAGTTATAGAGAAACTATATCAGACAATTAAAGTCTGAATGACGATGGGAAAAGAATATCCTATGAAGATG
This sequence is a window from Arachis duranensis cultivar V14167 chromosome 2, aradu.V14167.gnm2.J7QH, whole genome shotgun sequence. Protein-coding genes within it:
- the LOC107463651 gene encoding early light-induced protein, chloroplastic-like, yielding MAAASSYAMQSSILACPVTNISNRCRVNQFGIPSLRRKASLVVRSMAEEEQAPNPVTPPAPSQKVSSKLIDILAFSGAAPERINGRLAMIGFVVALAMEVTKGEGVFVQISNGGITWFLGTSVILSLASLVPLLRGVSVESKSKAFMSSDAELWNGRFAMLGLVALAFTEYIKGSTSTLV